Proteins encoded in a region of the Homo sapiens chromosome 4 genomic patch of type FIX, GRCh38.p14 PATCHES HG2023_PATCH genome:
- the DUX4 gene encoding double homeobox protein 4 isoform DUX4-s (alternatively spliced; isoform DUX4-s is encoded by transcript variant 4) has protein sequence MALPTPSDSTLPAEARGRGRRRRLVWTPSQSEALRACFERNPYPGIATRERLAQAIGIPEPRVQIWFQNERSRQLRQHRRESRPWPGRRGPPEGRRKRTAVTGSQTALLLRAFEKDRFPGIAAREELARETGLPESRIQIWFQNRRARHPGQGGRAPAQV, from the exons ATGGCCCTCCCGACACCCTCGGACAGCACCCTCCCCGCGGAAGCCCGGGGACGAGGACGGCGACGGAGACTCGTTTGGACCCCGAGCCAAAGCGAGGCCCTGCGAGCCTGCTTTGAGCGGAACCCGTACCCGGGCATCGCCACCAGAGAACGGCTGGCCCAGGCCATCGGCATTCCGGAGCCCAGGGTCCAGATTTGGTTTCAGAATGAGAGGTCACGCCAGCTGAGGCAGCACCGGCGGGAATCTCGGCCCTGGCCCGGGAGACGCGGCCCGCCAGAAGGCCGGCGAAAGCGGACCGCCGTCACCGGATCCCAGACCGCCCTGCTCCTCCGAGCCTTTGAGAAGGATCGCTTTCCAGGCATCGCCGCCCGGGAGGAGCTGGCCAGAGAGACGGGCCTCCCGGAGTCCAGGATTCAGATCTGGTTTCAGAATCGAAGGGCCAGGCACCCGGGACAGGGTGGCAGGGCGCCCGCGCAG GTCTAG
- the LOC124905408 gene encoding double homeobox protein 4, producing the protein MALPTPSDSTLPAEARGRGRRRRLVWTPSQSEALRACFERNPYPGIATRERLAQAIGIPEPRVQIWFQNERSRQLRQHRRESRPWPGRRGPPEGRRKRTAVTGSQTALLLRAFEKDRFPGIAAREELARETGLPESRIQIWFQNRRARHPGQGGRAPAQAGGLCSAAPGGGHPAPSWVAFAHTGAWGTGLPAPHVPCAPGALPQGAFVSQAARAAPALQPSQAAPAEGISQPAPARGDFAYAAPAPPDGALSHPQAPRWPPHPGKSREDRDPQRDGLPGPCAVAQPGPAQAGPQGQGVLAPPTSQGSPWWGWGRGPQVAGAAWEPQAGAAPPPQPAPPDASASARQGQMQGIPAPSQALQEPAPWSALPCGLLLDELLASPEFLQQAQPLLETEAPGELEASEEAASLEAPLSEEEYRALLEEL; encoded by the coding sequence ATGGCCCTCCCGACACCCTCGGACAGCACCCTCCCCGCGGAAGCCCGGGGACGAGGACGGCGACGGAGACTCGTTTGGACCCCGAGCCAAAGCGAGGCCCTGCGAGCCTGCTTTGAGCGGAACCCGTACCCGGGCATCGCCACCAGAGAACGGCTGGCCCAGGCCATCGGCATTCCGGAGCCCAGGGTCCAGATTTGGTTTCAGAATGAGAGGTCACGCCAGCTGAGGCAGCACCGGCGGGAATCTCGGCCCTGGCCCGGGAGACGCGGCCCGCCAGAAGGCCGGCGAAAGCGGACCGCCGTCACCGGATCCCAGACCGCCCTGCTCCTCCGAGCCTTTGAGAAGGATCGCTTTCCAGGCATCGCCGCCCGGGAGGAGCTGGCCAGAGAGACGGGCCTCCCGGAGTCCAGGATTCAGATCTGGTTTCAGAATCGAAGGGCCAGGCACCCGGGACAGGGTGGCAGGGCGCCCGCGCAGGCAGGCGGCCTGTGCAGCGCGGCCCCCGGCGGGGGTCACCCTGCTCCCTCGTGGGTCGCCTTCGCCCACACCGGCGCGTGGGGAACGGGGCTTCCCGCACCCCACGTGCCCTGCGCGCCTGGGGCTCTCCCACAGGGGGCTTTCGTGAGCCAGGCAGCGAGGGCCGCCCCCGCGCTGCAGCCCAGCCAGGCCGCGCCGGCAGAGGGGATCTCCCAACCTGCCCCGGCGCGCGGGGATTTCGCCTACGCCGCCCCGGCTCCTCCGGACGGGGCGCTCTCCCACCCTCAGGCTCCTCGGTGGCCTCCGCACCCGGGCAAAAGCCGGGAGGACCGGGACCCGCAGCGCGACGGCCTGCCGGGCCCCTGCGCGGTGGCACAGCCTGGGCCCGCTCAAGCGGGGCCGCAGGGCCAAGGGGTGCTTGCGCCACCCACGTCCCAGGGGAGTccgtggtggggctggggccggggtCCCCAGGTCGccggggcggcgtgggaaccccAAGCCGGGgcagctccacctccccagcccgcGCCCCCGGACGCCTCCGCCTCCGCGCGGCAGGGGCAGATGCAAGGCATCCCGGCGCCCTCCCAGGCGCTCCAGGAGCCGGCGCCCTGGTCTGCACTCCCCTGCGGCCTGCTGCTGGATGAGCTCCTGGCGAGCCCGGAGTTTCTGCAGCAGGCGCAACCTCTCCTAGAAACGGAGGCCCCGGGGGAGCTGGAGGCCTCGGAAGAGGCCGCCTCGCTGGAAGCACCCCTCAGCGAGGAAGAATACCGGGCTCTGCTGGAGGAGCTTTAG